The genome window TTTCAATTCCACCAAATTTGCTAATGGGGCAAGGTCTACTATTCTATTATGCCAGAGAGTTAACGTCTCCAATTGCGTCAAACTTGACAACGGTGTGATGTCAGTTACTCCCTTCCCCCAGAGAGATAACTCTTTCAATCCTGTTAAGCGTGACAGTCCGTTTATATCAATCCCTCGATTACTTTCAAGGAATAACTCCGCCAAGTCTGTCAAATTCAACAGCGGTGTGATGTCATTTATCTCATTAGACATGAGATTTAACCGCTTCAATTGCGTCAAGTTTGCCAAGGGTGTGATGTCTATTATCCAATTATCCCAGAGAAATAACACTTTCAAGCCCGTCGCATACTCTAACCCTTTAAGTGACCATATTTTTTGCTTGTGAGCATACAATTCCGTCAAACCCGCTAACTGCTGTGGCGTGAGTAAGGCATCCGGGGCGAGTTCGAGAGCTTCTCGGACAACTCGTCTTAGATTCGCATCAGGCATCCAGTTGATTTCATTTTCTGCTGCCGCGAAGTTAAGCCAACACCCGACAGTAAACAACGTAACAAAACACGTATAAAAACGTAGCGTCGTCAAGGTCCGTCGTTTCACTCGCTGCAAAATCATGAGGCACTCCTCTTTCCGTTTTGGCGAAATAACGAATAAATCCGTAAAGATCAAGGGGATACAGTCCTCACACAACGAAAACCGTAGTCGCTGTCCGTAACCGCCGGATTAGAGCCGAGGCGGTTAGCGACTCTTGTGTAGTGTTTAGAATGGTTCCAAGCACCGCCGCGCACCACGCGGTAGCCCTCAATATTAACGAAGTTTCTTATCAACCGCGTCATACTGTTCGCAACTGCCAGCGGATTACGCACAACGCCATTCAGTGGAAGTGTCGCATAGAAATCGTGATCAAACTCATCCAGACACCACTCAAAAACGTTACCTGCCATATCATATAAACCATACCCGTTCACAGGATAACACCCGACTGGCCTGGCACCACCAACGTTCCCCCCATAATTGGCATCATGCGGCGTTATCGTGTTGCCGTATGGATAAACTTTGCCAACCAACCCCCCACGCGCAGCATATTCCCACTCAGCCTCTGTCGGTAACCGTTTCCCTGCCCACTTCGAGTATGCCATCGCCGCATACCAACTCACATACGTCACCGGGTAGGCTGCTTCACCATCTGGATAGTTATTCCCGTTCCAATCATAGAGATAGTCGCCAGTATGGAACTTTTTCCGAATGCGATCCTTTCGCCACTGTGGATTTTCAAGCACGAACGCCTTGAATTGTGCTTTCGTGACTTCCGTACTATCCATATAAAAAGCGTCAACGTAGACGGTGTGAAGGGGCTGCTCACTGGCATCAGAACCCGGATCATAGCTGCCCATCTGAAACGTGCCTGCGGGGATTAGCACCATACCCGCAGGTGCTGCGCCCTCAATGGGAGCCTGGGTAGAACCGTCCAAGGATCTCTGTATGACCTCTCCCTTGCCACAAGCCGCCATAGCGATGAGGAGAAAGAGGGTGCTATACAGACTTATGCATACAGATATGTGTTCTCTTTTGGAAAAGTCTATCAGCTCTGATAGGGTTATTATAAACGTTCTCAATCTCATTTATACTTCCTTGTCGTTAGTGTACCCAAAAAGTACAACCGTCCGACATCCGGGTTCAGCACTTGTGCTTTCTGAAAATCTGCCCAAGCACGCCATGAAAATTACTTCACTATCAACATCTTCTGCGTCGCAGCAAATTCCCCAGCCGTGAGGGTGTAGAAATAGATGCCGCTCGCCACACGTTCACCGACATCGTTCCGGCCATCCCAATGCGCCGCACGCGACTTGCTCTGATAGAAACCTGCTGCTTGATGCCCTAAATCCAAATGCCGCACAACTTTCCCATCTATCGCATAGATTGTCAACGTTACATCTGCCGGTTTCGCGAGATGATACGGGATCCACGTCTCGGGGTTGAACGGATTCGGATAGTTCGGTAACAGCACTGTCGTCCCTGGCGGCAAAGGAAGCACAGGTGCCGCAGGAGGACCCGGTTTATACCAAATTGTTACAATTGAGGATATCAAATCACCAGATTTTCCAGTGCCAGAGTAGATAAACCTATTGCCTTCGACGAAAATCTCATCCAGGGAGGCACCGCTACGTCCGCTGCGCGCGACCACTCTACCTTCCTCTATGGGTCCATTGACTGTTATTATTTCCTTCCATTTTCCCTGACTAACCGATGAGACACGGAAGTCTGTTTCCGATTCCAAGTGATGGTAAGGGGGTGCCTTTTTTGGAACAAGCATGGTATAGGGATCCAATCCATCTGGATCCGCGAATTTCGCGGCACTTATACCTATCCCAGTATACCATTTTTCTTCACCTATCTTCCCGTCCTTCTTATTCCGATCTCCCTCCGCTCCTAAGTCGTCTTTAAGGTACTGCTCGTAGCCCTTACCTCCTTCCGCGGACAGGAACCAGCTGGAGTTAAGGGTTTTCCACGGTACCCAGTGGAACATTTCCCAAGGATCTGCTATCAGAAACTTATTGTATTTCGTATCGTAGCCTACAACAAGAACGTAATGAAAACCGAAGCCCCCGTTGCACCTCAAAAGAATCATTGGCGGGCGACTCCGTGAAACCTTCTGTCTCAGAGAAGCATGCCGACTAAAGTCTGCGGACGTTCCAGAGTACCGATCAACCTTAACAGGTAACACTTCGTTCAATACTACCTTCAGCTTAACTGAAGGAGTCCCGAATGTTGGGTCCTGCTTCAGATCATAGAAACTCCAAAACGTACCCAGATCAAAAACATCAGCGTCCACGCCGTAGTAAGACATTAGCATTCTCGCGGAGGTCTGTCCACAAGCGTTCCTATTTCCCTGATTATAAAGTTTAAAATGCTTGCTATCTCGATCTATATATCCATCGTTTTTGCTGAATAAGTATTTACGAAGAGTGAAATCAGATTGAACTTGAGAAGTGTCTACATTGAGTTCTAAACCCTTTATTAGCACTGCCTGATTGCCATCGGAATAGTTGTAAACATTCGCGCCATATTGATTTTTATCAAGGACGTTCAGCTTCACCACCTCTATTCCAAGTGTAAGATCCTTTACTCCTTCCCCAAAGGTAACGTAAGTAAACGCCCAACCATTTTTATCAGTGCGAACCGTTTCCGGTTCAAACGTTACGCTCCCCTTACCCCGACTAATGTCCTTAAAACCCCGACTAATGTCCTTAAAAAATATATCCATACTGTGTTGTCGAGCATCTTTGACTTTAACAACCAGTTTTTTACGAGTCTTATTGACCTCAAGCGTATACGAAACAAGGTGGAAGCCCAAGTTTTTCCCAGATTCGCCATCAAGGGTTATAGCTGTGTCTTCGGTAGAGCCATAAATATTAAAAGTCACCGAACGTGAAGTCACCGAACGTGATGTTTTGATTTCAATAGACACAGAAACGAGCCCTGGCTGTTTTCCGAAAGCTATCTCGGTTTCCGCTTGCCCGTTTTTATCCGTGGTAATTGCGGCAGGGCTAAAAGTCGCAGTTGTTTTACGAGTATTGGCACTTAAGTTGAGACCAATAGATGGCATTGGTTTACCTGTCTGGGCATTCTTAAGAGTAAGCCTCAATTTATGTTTGGAGCCTGGAAGGTAGTATCCTGGGGACAAGTTGTATTTTAAATCAACCCGCTGAAAGGAACTATATCCCAATGACATAGATACCCACGATGAGCCAGGATCGATTTCCACACTCATTGAGAAGCGACCTGGATTTTTCGAGAAAGTTATCTCGGTTTCCGCTTGCCCGTTTTTATCCGTGGTAATTGCGGCAGGGCTAAACGTTGCGGTTGTTGTCGAATCGCGGTGGGTGCTTAAACTGAGACGCACAGATGGCACCGGTTTACGGGTACGCTGTTTTACCACGGTAAAGATAACTTTGTGTTTTGAACCTGGACGGTATGCTTCGTTTGAACGCAGCAAACTGTATGTTATATACACCACCTCTCCATCAACCTGAAACGTACTGGAGTACGTTGACTCATAAATCACCATCTTTTCGAGTGCCATGTCCATACCACCACCATCGCCAAAATCCACCGGCGGCTCTTCTTCGGGAAGTATATCATCGATCATACCATCATCGGTCATCCGTGCGACAAGTGCGTCAATCGCAACTGGATCCTGAAGTACTTTTTGAAAGTTAGCATCGCGAATCAATTTTTTGATTTGTGCATCGGTTTTAAGCAGCCTTATGAACGCATTATCCACGTCCGGCAGAAACGTTTTCAGGAGATCCGGATTATTGGCAATTAACTTGATACTCCGATCGTTCAGCAGCGGTTGAACCTTCGGGGCTTTTAACGCCTCAAGGACTTCAGGTAAGACCTCCAGAATATCCGCCCGCGTGAGTGTTTTAGTGTGTTCCTCATACACTTTTCGGGCAAGCGCATTCGGATTCCCGTAACTGATGCCTGATGCGATGAACACGAAAAATATCGATAATACGACGCACAGAATTGCTTTTTGCGTCCTAATTCGATGTGACACGATTCCCTCCTTTTTTTCAGAACAGTGATGTCACACATTTTTTTACCTAATTATTCCCGTTTCCAGAGAAGGACTCCGGGACCAACAGGGTCGTAGGCACCGCCTGCAATCGTCTGTCCATCAGGGCTGATTGCCACCTTTCGGATTGTATATCCCGCCGGTGCCACCAAGGTTTCTGTCAGTTGGTTCGTGCGGAGATCCCAGAGGTGGATCGCTGCGCCAGTCCCCAATCCGGTTGCAACAGCGAGGGTTTGTCCATCCGCACTGAAAGCAAGCCCCTCAACCTGAGCGGTATTGGCAATGAGGGGAGCTCCTTTCGATTCGCCAGTGTTTGGATCCCATAAGTAGATACCTTCAAAACCACCGCCACTGGCGAGCGTTTGTCCATCTGGACTGAAGGCAACCGCCCACACCTGACCTTCATGTTCAAGCGTGTGTTTGTGTCTGGCAAGTTCCGCATGTTCTTCCGGTAGCATTTCCCACACGTCATGGACGACGTTCTCCCATACATGGACAGTCGTATCACTACTGCCAGTAGCATATAGAACACGCCCTTGTGCAAATACCCGATCAAAGGCCCTAACCGGCGACGTATGCCTATAAGGATAATAGGTAGAAAAATCAGTGCGAGGCAAAGAATTGACCTCAATATATGTTGTTGAGAGACTTGCCGCTGTCGCCCCAAAATCCCCATCAAAACCCATAATCCAAAAAATATTTGAAGATCGTCCCAGATTCTCGGGAACTGGCGATTCTTCTTGGATATCCCACACGACTTTAACACTATCTTCGCCTAAACTTACGAGAACCCCATCAACGAAAAGATCCCGGATTGTTTCTTGATGATTGAGGGTGCCGTGGTAGACGTAACTTTGACGCGTGGCTGGGGTCCCCCGAGGTAGTTGTTCATCTGGGGAGGGGCCATTCGTGACCGTGTCAATAACAGCGTCCATGCCCTCGTCACAACTGGTGACGAAAAGACTTAACAGACCTACAAGGACTATGCTTAAAAAACGGAAATGTTTTGTCATTGAGAACTCCTCTGTTGTGTGGTTCTTATGAACCGAAATTATAGTGAAATCTAAAGATAATTAGACATAAGAGGCACCGCTGCCGCTGGCGAGGTTTCCTAACCTCGCCCGGACGAATGTTCAATTAATTCTAAATCTTACTGTAATAGATATGGCATGGAGGCAGCGTTAGAAATCTACCTCGCACGCCGTGAAAGTTACTTCACTATCAACATCTTCTGCGTCGCAGCAAATTCCCCAGCCGTGAGGGTGTAGAAATAGATGCCGCTCGCCACACGTTCACCGACATCGTTCCGGCCATCCCAATGCGCCGCACGCGACTTGCTCTGATAGAAACCTGCTGCTTGATGCCCTAAATCCAAATGCCGCACAACTTTCCCATCTATCGCATAGATCGTCAACGCCACATCTGCCGGTTTCGCGAGATGATACGGTATCCATGTCTCCGGGTTGAACGGGTTGGGGTAGTTGTGGAGCAGTGCGGTCTCCCCTGGTATGATCAGCGTCAACAAGTATTCCAGTTTCGCAATCCCTTGTTCAAACACCACAGACCCGTCGTCTGCTAAACGTGCGTGATCTATCCATCCTTCCACGGTTTCATAAGTTAATTCCACGGGTACAACAATAGAGACAGGCGCAGCGGTATATACCGACTGTCCAAGGTATTGTGCGACTGAGACGAGATCCGCAATCGTGATGGATCCATCGCTGTTGACATCGAAATGCGGGTGCTCCAAATGGGTGTGACCGATAGCATTGGAGACAAGGAGCAGGTCCTGGGTATCTATTTTTCCGTCGCCATTAATATCTGCGAGAGAAAGCAAATCAGCCGTTGGGTTGATATGGCGGAAAAGTTCAGGTGCTGATAGAACGAGTTCCTCATTGATAACTATTGCGTCATCTGGGTCGACCACTGCGAGATCGAATTTGACCTCGCCCCAAGTCTTACTGCCGTGCCCGACCTTAGCACTCTCAAACTCGTGGCCAAGATTAATAGTATACCTCGAGAGTGCTGTACCACCGCCAATCACGATCGCATCAGGACTCCGATAGACGCGCGACACCCCCTCCCTGCTAACCCAAAACGTGTACGCCTCCTCGCCTACCTTGTTGCTACTTTCCTCAGAAAATAATCCGTCATAAAGCCGCAGGATGACTTTCATTTCGACAGAATCAGGCATGCCTCGTCCTGTCGTCGTTATATCTACTTCAAGTCGAATTTCACCGCCCCATTTGAATCGACCCAGTGGGGTAGGCGCAGGCGAACCGACACCAGTGCCGACATAAATACCTATCTCATGCTTTTTAGGCCCAAAGCTATCATCAGAGTTCCAGAAATCAGCGTCATTCCCTTCTACTGACATCCTTCCTTTCAGATAACTCACATCCCATCTTTCATAGGGTATTTCCTTGTATACATTCGCCAATGCCTTTTTATCTCCAGGCGATAACGGCCTGACCACATCCTCTTGGAGTCCCGGAACCATAATTGAGTGATCGTCAACATAAGCTGTCTCGACATCTACTTTACCATCCTCTACGTCTACCGTATGATGGTAACCAAGGATATGACCAATCTCATGCAGGGTCAGACTATGCATGTTATCAAAAGCAGGATCTAGCCATACATTCGGTTTATCCTGCTGTTCCTTAAAGAACTTCCTCCAATTACGTGCCTGAACTGATTCGTACCCCGCCCAACCGATAAGTCCTGTTGCCAAGTTATCCCAAAATCCCCGGTCTCTTGAATTTTTTATTATTCCAATCGCTTCTTCTACCCAGTCGGCAATACCTATAATCGCCCTGCCAACAGAACCCGAACCCGGTTCAGGTTTATTTAGATGCCCGCCTCTAGTTTCCTCCCCTTCACTTAACTTATTTTTATCGAATGTAATCCGAACATCAGCGAATCCTGAATCTACGAACCGAAAACCGACCAGAGCCCCTGCATTGTTCCATTCATCCTTGATAGCGTCCTTTACCGTTTGTATATGGTCAGGATGACCATCTAAGAACTTTACTGTGAGGATTGGGATCCCAATATCCGTAGCAACTGTTGATCCTGGGGTCCACTTCAGTTCAGGCTGCATGCAACTTGTAGAGTTCGGTGGAGTGTTATC of Candidatus Poribacteria bacterium contains these proteins:
- a CDS encoding C39 family peptidase, whose protein sequence is MSHRIRTQKAILCVVLSIFFVFIASGISYGNPNALARKVYEEHTKTLTRADILEVLPEVLEALKAPKVQPLLNDRSIKLIANNPDLLKTFLPDVDNAFIRLLKTDAQIKKLIRDANFQKVLQDPVAIDALVARMTDDGMIDDILPEEEPPVDFGDGGGMDMALEKMVIYESTYSSTFQVDGEVVYITYSLLRSNEAYRPGSKHKVIFTVVKQRTRKPVPSVRLSLSTHRDSTTTATFSPAAITTDKNGQAETEITFSKNPGRFSMSVEIDPGSSWVSMSLGYSSFQRVDLKYNLSPGYYLPGSKHKLRLTLKNAQTGKPMPSIGLNLSANTRKTTATFSPAAITTDKNGQAETEIAFGKQPGLVSVSIEIKTSRSVTSRSVTFNIYGSTEDTAITLDGESGKNLGFHLVSYTLEVNKTRKKLVVKVKDARQHSMDIFFKDISRGFKDISRGKGSVTFEPETVRTDKNGWAFTYVTFGEGVKDLTLGIEVVKLNVLDKNQYGANVYNYSDGNQAVLIKGLELNVDTSQVQSDFTLRKYLFSKNDGYIDRDSKHFKLYNQGNRNACGQTSARMLMSYYGVDADVFDLGTFWSFYDLKQDPTFGTPSVKLKVVLNEVLPVKVDRYSGTSADFSRHASLRQKVSRSRPPMILLRCNGGFGFHYVLVVGYDTKYNKFLIADPWEMFHWVPWKTLNSSWFLSAEGGKGYEQYLKDDLGAEGDRNKKDGKIGEEKWYTGIGISAAKFADPDGLDPYTMLVPKKAPPYHHLESETDFRVSSVSQGKWKEIITVNGPIEEGRVVARSGRSGASLDEIFVEGNRFIYSGTGKSGDLISSIVTIWYKPGPPAAPVLPLPPGTTVLLPNYPNPFNPETWIPYHLAKPADVTLTIYAIDGKVVRHLDLGHQAAGFYQSKSRAAHWDGRNDVGERVASGIYFYTLTAGEFAATQKMLIVK
- a CDS encoding formylglycine-generating enzyme family protein — its product is MRLRTFIITLSELIDFSKREHISVCISLYSTLFLLIAMAACGKGEVIQRSLDGSTQAPIEGAAPAGMVLIPAGTFQMGSYDPGSDASEQPLHTVYVDAFYMDSTEVTKAQFKAFVLENPQWRKDRIRKKFHTGDYLYDWNGNNYPDGEAAYPVTYVSWYAAMAYSKWAGKRLPTEAEWEYAARGGLVGKVYPYGNTITPHDANYGGNVGGARPVGCYPVNGYGLYDMAGNVFEWCLDEFDHDFYATLPLNGVVRNPLAVANSMTRLIRNFVNIEGYRVVRGGAWNHSKHYTRVANRLGSNPAVTDSDYGFRCVRTVSP